The genomic DNA CCCGGAGGGGACGATGGGGTATCTGGTGGGGCGCCACGCGAGGGGTGAGGTGGACGCCTACTTCTCGCCGGACGGGGTGAGGACGCTGTCGCTGCTGGAGGCGGAGGCCCCGGCGGCTGGCCGGTCATGGGCCGTGCTGTCGCTAAGCCACGAGGACGCCAAAGCCTTGCAGCGGGAACAGTGGGCGCTCTGGGAGCGGTATCTGGGCAAGCGTGGGAGTGGACGGTACCTGGCGCATTTCGACCTCACCCCTTGGCTGGAGGACTGACCTGGGGGCGGCCCACCGCTCGCCCCGCCACGCGAACGGCGAGGTCCTGGTCTCCCCCTATCTAGACGCGCCCCCATCCTCGCGCTGCACAGCCCGTAGGGTGAAGGGCATGAACGCGCCGCACCCCATTCTCGTGGTGGTACTTCTTGGCTCCGGGGGAACTGGACGCTGAGCGTGAGCGCGCGCCACTGACCCCCACCCCACCCGGGCGGGGGTTTTTCGTTGAGTGAAAGGAGAGGGCAGGTATGGGACGCAGGGGACCACAACATCGAGCAACCGCCCGTCGGGGAGGACCCTTCGGAGCCGCACACCGCGCCACGTCGCCTTCGGGTGAGCGTGGCGCGCGCCGTTTGGACACCACCACGGGGAGGCAGGCATGACGCAGCAGGACATGACGGGTGCCAAGGCGCTGTGGGCCACCCTCGCCGCACACGGCATCAATACAGTCTTCGGCTACCCCGGCGGCGCGATCATGCCGGTGTACGACGCGCTGACCTTCTACCCCGAGGTCCGCCACATCCTCGGGCGGCATGAGCAGGGCGCCATCCACGCGGCGGAGGGCTGGGCCAAGGCAACGGGCGAGATCGGCGTGTGTATCGCCACGTCCGGGCCGGGGGCGACGAACCTCGTCACCGGGCTGGCGGACGCGATGCTCGACTCGGTGCCCATCCTGGCGATCACCGGGAACGTCGCGCGGCACCTGATGGGCACGGACGCCTTTCAGGAGGCGGACATCACCGGGATCACCCTCCCGATCACCAAGCACAACTACGTCGTGCGCGACGTGGAGGAATTGCCCCGCGTGATCGCCGAGGCCATCCGCATCGCGCGCAGCGGGCGGCCCGGCCCGGTGCTGGTAGACATTCCCAAGGACGTGCAGCTCGCCGCCTACCACGGTGAGATCGCCGCGCCCCACGCCCGGCCCGAGATTCCCGCACCGAAGCCGGAGGCTATCGAGAAGGCCCGCGAGTTGCTGCGTTCGGCCAGGAAGCCCGTCATCATGGTCGGCGGCGGGTCGCTGGACGCGGCGGCGGAGATCACCGCCCTCGCCCACGCCTGGGACATTCCCGTCATCACGACGCTGATGGGCCTGGGTTCGTTCCCGGCCAGCGACCCCCTCTGGTTAGGAATGCCGGGGATGCACGGCTCGGTCGCCGCCAACCGCGCGATCTCCGAGGCCGACGTGCTACTGGGCATCGGCCTGCGCTTCGATGACCGGGTGACGGGCCGGGTGAACGGCTTCGCGCCGAACGCCTCGATCATCCACGTGGACCTCGACGCCGCCGAGATCGGCAAGATCGTGCGGACGCATGTTCCGGTGCGGGGAGAGGCTCGGGTGGCCGCCCAGATGCTTGCGGAGGGCGCCCAGAAGCTCGACCTCCCCGAGTGGCGGGAGAAGATCGCCGAGTGGAAGACCCGCACCCAGGATCCCGACCACTGGGGCGCCGGGTACGCGGTGAAGGCCGTGGTGGACCGCCTGCGGCCCGACGACATCCTCTCCTCGGACGTGGGCCAGCACCAGATGCTCGCCGCGCAGCTCGCCCGCTTCGAGAGGCCCCGCCGCTGGATCAACTCGGGCGGGCTGGGCACGATGGGTTTCGGCTTCCCGGCGGCGATTGGCGCGGGCATGGCCGAGCCCGGTGTGCGGAGCATCGTTATCGCCGGGGACGGCGGCTTCCAGATGACCGCCCAGGAACTCGCCACCCTGAAGAAGTACGACATCCGCAACGTCAAAATCTGCATCATCAACAACTCGTTCCTGGGCATGGTCCGCCAGTGGCAGGAACTCTTCCACGAGCGCCGCTACTCGGAGGTCTACCTGGGCGACTCCAACCCCGACTTCCTCAAGCTCGCCGACGCCTACGGGGTGCCCGCCTACCGCGCCGACCGCGCCGAGGAACTGCCCGAGGCCATTGACGCCTGGCTGAACGACCCCAAGAGTTCACTGCTGGAAATCGTGGTGCCCAACGAGCACGGTGTCTTCCCGATGGTGCCCGCCGGGGCCTCCCTGAGCGAGATGATCGAGACCGAACCTCCCCGCCCCACCCCCGGCATTGAGAAGAACGCCGCCGCCGAGGAGGCGAAGAACGCATGACTGGCCCTTTCGATTCCACCCCAAAGGACCACCTCGTCTCCGCCCTGGTGCGCGACGAGCCGCGCGTGTTGACCCGCATCTCCTCGCTCTTCGGGCGGCGCGGGTACAACATCAGGAGCCTCAGCGTGGGCTCCACCGAACACCCCGGCCTCAGCCGCATGACCTTCGTGGTGACGGGCGACCGGGGCGTGGTCGAGCAGGCGATGCGCCAGCTTGAGAAGCTGCACGACGTGGTGAAGATCATCGACCACAGCCTGGAAAAGTTCGTGGACCGCGAACTCGTTCTGGTGAAGGTCGCCATCACGCCCGAGAGCCGGGTGGAGGTGCGCCAGATCGCCGAGGACTTCCGCGCCCGCATCGTGGATGTGGGCCGCCACGCCCTGACCTTCGAGGTGACGGGCGACGAGGGCAAGATCACCGCCTTCATCGAGCAGATGCGCCCTTTCGGCATCATCGAGACGATGCGGACGGGGCGGGTGGCCCTGACGCGCGGCTCGAACGCGGACATCCCCAGCCACGTCTACCATGAGGGGGAGACGGAGGCGTTGCGCCCCGTAGTGGAGAGCGCCGAGCCGAGGGAGGAGAAGGCGCGGGGCGTGCCGAATCTGTTTTAGCTGCGTATACCCCTCAGTCAGCTTTGCTGACAGCTCCCCTTAGAGGGGAGCCAGAAAGCACGGCTTGAGGAGCACTTCATAGCCTCCCGTTTACGGGGAGGCGGCCCGACGGGCCGGAGGGGTTGCACGCCGCCCCCCTCCCCTAGCCCACATTCCCCCCCAACTCACACTTTGTAGGAGAATCGCCCAATGGCCGCGAAAATGTATTACGACCGCGACGTCTCCCTCTCCCCCATCGAGGACAAGCTCATCGCCATCATCGGCTACGGCTCGCAGGCGCACGCGCACGCGCAGAACCTGCGGGACAGCGGCCTGAACGTGGTCGTCGGGCTGCGGGAGGGTAGCCCCAGCCGCACCAAGGCGGAGCAGGCGGGCCTGCGCGTCACCAGCATCGAGGACGCGACGCGCGAGGCGGACGTGGTCATGCTGCTCATCCCCGACGAGACGCAGCCGAAGGTCTACGAGGAGAGCATCGCCCCGAACCTCACGGACGGGAAGGCGCTCGCCTTCGGGCACGGCTTCAACATCCACTTCGGGCGCATCAAGCCGCCCGCCGGGGTGGACGTGTTCCTGGTCGCCCCCAAGGGACCCGGCCACATGCTGCGCCGCGTGTACGTGGATGGGGCGGGGATGCCCAGCATCTTCGCGGTGGGGCAGGACGCGAGCGGTCAGGCGCGGGAGATCGCGCTGGCGTATGCGCGCGGCATCGGCGGCACCCGGGCGGGCGTGCTGGAGACCACCTTCAAGGAGGAGACGGAGACGGACCTCTTCGGCGAGCAGTCGGTCCTTTGTGGCGGCGTGACGCACCTGATCCAGGCGGGCTTCGAGACGCTGGTGGAGGCGGGCTACCAGCCCGAGATCGCCTACTTCGAGACGCTGCACGAGGTCAAGCTGATCGTGGACCTGATCTACGAGAAGGGCTTCGAGGGGATGCGCTACTCCATCTCCAACACGGCGGAATTCGGTGACTACGTGACCGGCCCGCGCATCATCACGGACAAGACGAAGGCGACGATGAAGGACGTGCTGGGCGACATCCAGAGCGGCAAGTTCGCCCAGAGCTTCATCCAGGACGCCGAGAGCGGCTTCCCCTACATGAACGAGCAGCGCCGCAAGATGCGCGATCACCTGCTGGAGACGGTGGGCAAAGAGCTGCGGGGCAAGATGCCGTTTATCAACAAGCAGGCGCTGGAGGTTTAGGAGCGGTCAGCGGTCAGCGGCCAGCCCTTCCGGGGAGGAAAGGCTGGCCGCTTTCGTGTGGCACCGGCTTCCCAGTTGTGGCTTCAGGGCTCCGGGTGCGGTGTCCAGTGGGAGGCGGCCAGGGAGCGCAGGGACACCGGGTCGGAGGGTCCGGCCATTGCAGTTCGCAGGTCGTTCAGCGAGCCGGGGAAGAACGAGACGTTATGGAAGGCGTTCCTGGCGATCTCCTCCGCCACCGCCCGTGCCTGCTGCGCGTCCTTGCCGAAGACGATCAGGCGCGTGTTGTGGTCTTCCATCGGCAGGCGCCCGTCGTCCTTGGCCTTCGCCACGTCGGCCAGGGGGATGTCGTGGGCACCGTTCAGGCTGCCCGCCCGGAAGTCCTCCTCGCTGCGCCCGTCCACCCACCACGCGGTCCGGTCGCCCCCGGCGATATAACGCGCACCATCCGCCTCGGTGACCATCACGCCGCCCAGGGCACGCCAGATGGGCGCCCCGAGCTGGTAGCGCCGCACGTTCGTGAAGCCAGCCGTGAGCAGTTCCTCGCTCAGACGCTTGCTCTTGCCGCACAGCGGGCCGTTGCAGTAGAGCACCAGCGCCCGGCTCCGGTCACCCGCGACGAGCCGCTCGATCTCCCGCACGTCGCTGACGTACTGGCTGTCACTCACCCCCGGTTTGCGCGCGACATTGAGGGCACCGGGGATGTGACTGATGGCCCACTCCAGGTGGGGCCGCGCGTCGAGCACGAGGGCGCTCCCGTCCGCCAGAATCCGGCGCAGCTCCTGAGTGGACACTTCCGGCGTCTTCACGTTCGCCTCGCCCAGGGTGGTGGTGAAGACCGTGGCGACCAGGCCGGGCGTCTGGGCGAGGGCGAGGGACGTGAGGGCGGATAGGGCGAGCAGGCGGAACTTGCCGTTCATGGGTCACCTCCGCCCCCACGGTGCGCCCCGGGGTCCCCGCCCCGCATCGGG from Deinococcus apachensis DSM 19763 includes the following:
- the ilvB gene encoding biosynthetic-type acetolactate synthase large subunit, translated to MTQQDMTGAKALWATLAAHGINTVFGYPGGAIMPVYDALTFYPEVRHILGRHEQGAIHAAEGWAKATGEIGVCIATSGPGATNLVTGLADAMLDSVPILAITGNVARHLMGTDAFQEADITGITLPITKHNYVVRDVEELPRVIAEAIRIARSGRPGPVLVDIPKDVQLAAYHGEIAAPHARPEIPAPKPEAIEKARELLRSARKPVIMVGGGSLDAAAEITALAHAWDIPVITTLMGLGSFPASDPLWLGMPGMHGSVAANRAISEADVLLGIGLRFDDRVTGRVNGFAPNASIIHVDLDAAEIGKIVRTHVPVRGEARVAAQMLAEGAQKLDLPEWREKIAEWKTRTQDPDHWGAGYAVKAVVDRLRPDDILSSDVGQHQMLAAQLARFERPRRWINSGGLGTMGFGFPAAIGAGMAEPGVRSIVIAGDGGFQMTAQELATLKKYDIRNVKICIINNSFLGMVRQWQELFHERRYSEVYLGDSNPDFLKLADAYGVPAYRADRAEELPEAIDAWLNDPKSSLLEIVVPNEHGVFPMVPAGASLSEMIETEPPRPTPGIEKNAAAEEAKNA
- the ilvN gene encoding acetolactate synthase small subunit, producing MTGPFDSTPKDHLVSALVRDEPRVLTRISSLFGRRGYNIRSLSVGSTEHPGLSRMTFVVTGDRGVVEQAMRQLEKLHDVVKIIDHSLEKFVDRELVLVKVAITPESRVEVRQIAEDFRARIVDVGRHALTFEVTGDEGKITAFIEQMRPFGIIETMRTGRVALTRGSNADIPSHVYHEGETEALRPVVESAEPREEKARGVPNLF
- the ilvC gene encoding ketol-acid reductoisomerase, with the protein product MAAKMYYDRDVSLSPIEDKLIAIIGYGSQAHAHAQNLRDSGLNVVVGLREGSPSRTKAEQAGLRVTSIEDATREADVVMLLIPDETQPKVYEESIAPNLTDGKALAFGHGFNIHFGRIKPPAGVDVFLVAPKGPGHMLRRVYVDGAGMPSIFAVGQDASGQAREIALAYARGIGGTRAGVLETTFKEETETDLFGEQSVLCGGVTHLIQAGFETLVEAGYQPEIAYFETLHEVKLIVDLIYEKGFEGMRYSISNTAEFGDYVTGPRIITDKTKATMKDVLGDIQSGKFAQSFIQDAESGFPYMNEQRRKMRDHLLETVGKELRGKMPFINKQALEV
- a CDS encoding rhodanese-like domain-containing protein encodes the protein MNGKFRLLALSALTSLALAQTPGLVATVFTTTLGEANVKTPEVSTQELRRILADGSALVLDARPHLEWAISHIPGALNVARKPGVSDSQYVSDVREIERLVAGDRSRALVLYCNGPLCGKSKRLSEELLTAGFTNVRRYQLGAPIWRALGGVMVTEADGARYIAGGDRTAWWVDGRSEEDFRAGSLNGAHDIPLADVAKAKDDGRLPMEDHNTRLIVFGKDAQQARAVAEEIARNAFHNVSFFPGSLNDLRTAMAGPSDPVSLRSLAASHWTPHPEP